In Leptotrichia sp. HSP-536, a single genomic region encodes these proteins:
- a CDS encoding replication initiation protein, with translation MKNKIVKYDNDFNTVGLRGFTAEELDLLMTILHRVRNREIEEIKFSYYDLKQLIKSEKKPTIEQFSKSIMNINKKLLALNFTLVENDEIIQFALFKEFRTSPKKQILTVSVSERFKFLLNDFDPGKWTRFELEEFVDLKSSYTKEFYRRMKQFRSTGFWKCGIEEFRNLLDIPEKYRITDIDAWVLKPIQKELGEKYNLKIEKKYGFSGGRGRSRVTGFEFKFSTEKKVDIVAVTEEEDNNNPIPLSKPRKPKKKEETRVVSERKTRIVEAPPKIEKEKTLREKIWDKINENTETIENLEAIYTGLKDKIQFKKLTEKYPQK, from the coding sequence TTGAAAAATAAAATTGTAAAATATGATAATGATTTTAATACTGTAGGATTAAGAGGATTTACGGCTGAAGAACTTGACTTATTGATGACAATTCTTCATAGAGTAAGAAATAGGGAAATAGAAGAAATTAAGTTTTCTTATTATGATTTAAAGCAGTTAATAAAGTCTGAAAAAAAACCAACAATAGAACAATTTTCAAAATCAATAATGAATATTAATAAAAAATTATTAGCTCTTAATTTTACTCTTGTAGAAAACGATGAGATTATTCAATTTGCATTATTTAAAGAATTTAGAACGAGTCCTAAAAAACAGATTTTAACAGTTTCAGTTAGTGAGCGTTTTAAATTTTTATTAAATGATTTTGATCCTGGAAAGTGGACAAGATTTGAATTAGAAGAGTTTGTTGATTTAAAATCAAGTTATACGAAAGAATTTTATCGAAGAATGAAACAATTTAGAAGTACAGGCTTTTGGAAATGTGGCATTGAAGAATTTAGAAATTTACTTGATATTCCTGAAAAGTACAGGATTACTGATATAGATGCTTGGGTTTTAAAACCAATTCAAAAAGAATTAGGAGAAAAATACAACTTGAAAATTGAAAAAAAATATGGATTTTCTGGTGGACGGGGAAGAAGCCGAGTTACTGGATTTGAGTTTAAATTCTCTACTGAGAAAAAAGTAGATATTGTAGCAGTTACTGAAGAAGAAGATAATAATAATCCAATTCCTTTGAGCAAACCTAGAAAACCAAAAAAGAAAGAAGAAACAAGGGTAGTTTCAGAAAGAAAAACAAGAATAGTTGAAGCTCCTCCTAAAATAGAAAAAGAAAAAACTTTAAGAGAAAAAATTTGGGATAAAATTAATGAAAATACAGAAACAATAGAAAATTTGGAAGCGATATATACAGGACTAAAAGATAAGATACAATTTAAAAAATTAACTGAAAAATATCCTCAAAAATAG